A portion of the Jaculus jaculus isolate mJacJac1 chromosome 5, mJacJac1.mat.Y.cur, whole genome shotgun sequence genome contains these proteins:
- the Olig1 gene encoding oligodendrocyte transcription factor 1: MYYAVSQARVNAAPATMLRPQRPGDVQLGASLYELVGYRQPSSSSSSSSTSSSSSTAASLFPKAPREKQEAPAEPLGTGPGCGGGGGGGVGTRADAKEDQQQLLRRKINSRERKRMQDLNLAMDALREVILPYSAAHCQGAPGRKLSKIATLLLARNYILLLGSSLQELRRALGEGAGPAAPRLLLAGLPLLAAAPGSVLLAPGAVGPPDALRPAKYLSLALDEPPCGQFALPGGGAGAPSLCTCAVCKFPYLVPAGLGLATVQAPFSK; the protein is encoded by the coding sequence ATGTACTATGCAGTTTCCCAGGCGCGCGTGAACGCGGCCCCCGCGACCATGCTGCGGCCCCAGAGGCCGGGAGACGTGCAGCTCGGGGCCTCCCTGTACGAGCTGGTGGGCTACCGGCAGccgtcctcctcctcttcctcctcctctacatcctcctcctcctccacggCAGCATCCCTTTTCCCCAAGGCTCCCCGGGAGAAGCAAGAGGCACCCGCCGAACCACTGGGAACCGGGCCTGGATGCGGAGGCGGTGGCGGCGGTGGCGTGGGCACCCGGGCGGACGCCAAAGAGGACCAGCAGCAGCTGCTGCGGCGCAAGATCAACAGCCGCGAGCGCAAGCGCATGCAGGACCTGAACTTGGCCATGGACGCGCTGCGCGAAGTCATCCTGCCCTACTCGGCGGCGCACTGCCAGGGCGCGCCGGGGCGCAAGCTCTCCAAGATCGCCACGCTGCTGCTGGCCCGTAACTACATCCTGCTGCTGGGTAGCTCGCTGCAGGAGCTACGCCGGGCGCTCGGCGAGGGTGCGGGCCCCGCCGCACCGCGCCTGCTGCTGGCCGGCCTGCCCCTGCTGGCAGCCGCGCCGGGCTCCGTGCTGCTGGCACCCGGGGCCGTGGGGCCCCCAGACGCGCTGCGCCCGGCCAAGTACCTGTCGCTGGCGCTGGACGAGCCGCCCTGTGGGCAGTTCGCTCTTCCGGGCGGTGGCGCGGGGGCCCCCAGCCTGTGCACCTGCGCTGTGTGCAAGTTCCCGTATCTGGTCCCCGCGGGCCTGGGCCTGGCTACAGTGCAGGCTCCGTTCTCTAAGTGA